One window of the Candidatus Zixiibacteriota bacterium genome contains the following:
- a CDS encoding hypothetical protein (Evidence 5 : Unknown function), with amino-acid sequence METESRKVPLSEGEPKTCPECNGRGWVDNRCITPDHAHKCTYCHGKGFDALENTCYACHGTGQIEIRQVDLNPCPLCAGAGIYPVPESMTIKEFAFRPGLKNRKD; translated from the coding sequence ATGGAAACGGAGAGCAGAAAAGTGCCTCTATCTGAAGGGGAGCCAAAAACGTGCCCTGAGTGCAATGGACGCGGCTGGGTCGATAACCGCTGCATCACTCCGGATCACGCTCACAAATGTACCTATTGTCATGGTAAAGGATTTGACGCCCTGGAAAATACCTGTTACGCCTGCCATGGTACCGGCCAAATCGAAATCCGCCAGGTTGACTTGAATCCCTGCCCGCTCTGCGCCGGCGCCGGAATATATCCGGTTCCGGAATCGATGACAATAAAAGAATTTGCCTTTCGCCCCGGCCTCAAGAATAGAAAGGATTAA
- a CDS encoding conserved hypothetical protein (Evidence 4 : Unknown function but conserved in other organisms) yields the protein MNLKEILRGYSFLGFLLSRKAWESLEFAKLSGSLHSKGPLSEIYLLRQVADRINEKNIATGISVPAVRAGELASVSILVDILRYLIEIYVHEEQPGSIERGLKWVGGQQGKDIVSQPPPSFVRLFPPVSVLRGQQLEPDYFRNSQETPSENDRLIGEMTLLYISNANPAFRPYLLLFGDSDLKTQSPYVAMIQNLEIYFASQPPLSHLGLTLFQCLYAPITASPDSLKDQLEYIRRHWGHFLPLDLLERLLLAVDILEEERAMRGLGAGRIEALRFDRDFFGYDLAYAEPAAFSRDADWMSNVVLMAKSVYVWLFQLSQKYQRDIRLLSDIPDEELDLLARWGFTGLWLIGLWERSDASRKIKQAMGNPEAASSAYSLYDYVIARDLGGEDAFQQLKERAARRGLRLASDMVPNHMGIYSKWTIEHPQWFLQSDHPPFPVYQYNGMDLSEDPRVCLQIEDGYWQQRDAAVVFKRIDKWTGDTRYIYHGNDGTSMPWNDTAQLNFLMPEVREAVIQTILHVARKFSIIRFDAAMTLAKRHYQRLWFPQPGEGGAIPSRAEHGMTRAQFDTLMPKEFWREVVDRVAQEVPETLLLAEAFWLMEGYFVRTLGMHRVYNSAFMNMLKMEDNAKYRTTLKNVLEFSPEVIKRFVNFMNNPDERSAVDQFGRDDKYFGVAVMMVTMPGLPMFGHGQIEGFSEKYGMEYRRSYWDEKIDWGMVHRHENQIFPLMRRRHLFSGAANFAFFDFVTPDGWVDENVFAYTNRAGGERAVILYNNAYNTTRGTIHTSTAINIGDGDKSVLVRRSLGEALALNSSSDCFYAFRDYQSGLEYIRYARNLIEQGLFAELHAYQYHAFLDFREIHDNDGSWRRLEQKLDGAGVPNIDDAYREMILEPVLTPFRRLVDYNRLKNLSETYPDERKNIISNASDFYSSAARFAGLTVGIAPIIQRFMSHLDLLRIAPGRIESKSKRKIKPLKVDSEKLPASHILSHVIFSWLALSHMGQLWPEKDKSEKIELTLKFISDWLLLKQVRDSFESLLENPDQAYWDSQLVYILLSHSDSFIFAEKGKLSDAMRQLLIDTVVREYLQVHSFDNTLWLNKERLVRLCDSLAVTSWLHSTGVDSTLASNFTKFHDYFNEIKECGERAQYNIDKLLALLSKNDH from the coding sequence TTGAATTTAAAGGAAATTCTTAGAGGATATAGCTTTTTGGGCTTTCTTCTGTCGCGCAAGGCCTGGGAAAGTCTGGAATTTGCGAAATTAAGCGGGTCGCTTCACTCAAAAGGCCCGCTTTCAGAAATATATTTATTGCGCCAGGTCGCCGATCGCATTAATGAGAAAAATATTGCGACAGGCATTTCAGTGCCCGCCGTACGCGCCGGTGAATTGGCTTCGGTGAGTATTCTCGTCGATATTCTTCGATATTTAATTGAAATTTATGTTCACGAGGAACAGCCCGGCTCAATCGAGCGGGGATTGAAGTGGGTCGGGGGACAGCAGGGAAAAGATATTGTTTCGCAGCCGCCCCCTTCATTCGTCCGCCTTTTTCCGCCGGTTTCGGTTCTCCGGGGACAACAATTGGAGCCGGATTATTTCCGCAATTCTCAGGAAACACCATCGGAAAATGATCGCTTGATAGGCGAGATGACGCTTCTCTATATATCGAACGCCAATCCGGCTTTTCGCCCGTACCTGCTCCTTTTTGGTGATTCCGACCTGAAAACGCAATCGCCCTATGTCGCCATGATTCAGAATCTGGAGATTTATTTCGCTTCGCAGCCGCCGCTTTCTCATCTCGGGCTGACTCTATTCCAATGTCTCTATGCCCCTATTACGGCTTCTCCGGATTCTTTAAAAGACCAATTGGAATATATCCGCCGCCACTGGGGGCACTTCCTTCCGCTGGATCTCCTCGAGCGGCTCCTGCTGGCGGTCGATATTCTTGAAGAAGAACGGGCCATGCGCGGTTTGGGCGCCGGCCGAATCGAGGCCCTTCGTTTTGACCGTGATTTCTTTGGATATGATCTCGCCTATGCCGAGCCGGCCGCTTTTAGCCGCGATGCCGATTGGATGTCTAATGTCGTTCTCATGGCCAAAAGCGTCTATGTCTGGCTCTTTCAACTTTCGCAAAAATATCAGCGGGATATCCGGCTTTTAAGCGACATCCCCGATGAGGAACTGGACCTATTGGCCCGCTGGGGCTTTACCGGTCTCTGGCTCATCGGTCTTTGGGAACGTTCCGACGCATCCCGCAAAATTAAACAGGCGATGGGCAATCCCGAAGCCGCCTCCTCCGCCTATTCTCTGTATGATTATGTTATCGCTCGTGATCTTGGAGGTGAGGACGCATTTCAGCAATTGAAGGAACGTGCCGCCCGTCGCGGCCTCCGCCTTGCCAGTGATATGGTCCCTAATCATATGGGCATCTATTCCAAATGGACGATTGAACACCCGCAATGGTTTCTTCAATCCGATCACCCCCCCTTCCCGGTTTATCAATACAATGGGATGGATCTTTCCGAGGATCCGCGGGTCTGTCTTCAGATCGAAGACGGATATTGGCAACAGCGCGATGCCGCCGTCGTTTTCAAACGTATCGATAAATGGACCGGCGACACCAGATATATTTATCACGGCAATGATGGTACCAGTATGCCGTGGAATGATACCGCTCAATTGAATTTCCTTATGCCCGAAGTCCGCGAGGCCGTCATACAGACGATTCTGCATGTGGCCAGGAAATTTTCTATTATTCGTTTTGATGCCGCCATGACCCTGGCCAAGCGCCATTATCAACGGCTTTGGTTTCCACAACCCGGCGAAGGCGGTGCCATTCCGTCACGGGCCGAGCACGGTATGACCCGGGCCCAGTTTGATACCCTCATGCCGAAAGAATTCTGGCGCGAGGTCGTCGACCGCGTTGCGCAGGAGGTCCCTGAAACCCTGCTTCTGGCCGAGGCTTTTTGGCTCATGGAGGGATATTTTGTTCGCACCCTGGGTATGCATCGAGTCTATAACAGCGCTTTCATGAATATGCTCAAAATGGAAGACAACGCCAAATACCGGACCACTTTAAAGAATGTCCTCGAATTCAGCCCCGAGGTCATTAAAAGATTTGTCAATTTTATGAATAACCCCGACGAACGGAGCGCGGTCGATCAATTCGGGCGTGACGACAAATATTTTGGGGTGGCCGTAATGATGGTGACCATGCCGGGTCTCCCAATGTTTGGTCATGGACAAATTGAGGGATTTTCGGAAAAGTATGGCATGGAATATCGTCGCTCCTATTGGGATGAAAAAATAGATTGGGGAATGGTGCATCGACACGAAAACCAGATATTCCCTCTGATGCGCCGCCGTCACCTCTTCAGCGGGGCCGCTAATTTTGCTTTCTTTGATTTCGTGACTCCCGACGGCTGGGTGGACGAAAATGTCTTTGCCTATACCAATCGGGCCGGTGGCGAACGCGCCGTAATTCTTTACAATAATGCCTATAACACGACCCGGGGAACAATTCATACTTCGACCGCCATAAACATCGGCGATGGCGATAAATCTGTCCTGGTCCGACGCTCTCTCGGTGAAGCGCTGGCTCTAAATTCCTCTTCCGATTGTTTTTACGCCTTCCGCGATTATCAATCCGGACTAGAATACATTCGCTACGCACGTAATCTCATTGAACAGGGGTTATTTGCCGAGTTGCATGCTTATCAATATCATGCCTTCCTGGATTTTCGGGAAATTCATGATAACGACGGTTCCTGGCGGCGGCTGGAACAGAAACTGGACGGCGCAGGTGTTCCCAATATCGATGATGCCTATCGGGAGATGATTTTGGAACCGGTTCTCACCCCTTTCCGGCGCCTGGTCGATTACAATCGTCTCAAAAATTTATCAGAAACCTATCCTGACGAGCGAAAAAATATAATTTCAAATGCGAGCGATTTTTATTCATCCGCCGCCCGCTTCGCCGGTCTGACCGTCGGGATTGCGCCCATAATACAGCGCTTCATGTCCCATCTCGATTTATTGAGAATCGCCCCCGGGCGAATCGAGAGCAAATCCAAACGCAAAATAAAACCATTAAAAGTGGATTCTGAAAAGCTTCCGGCATCGCATATTTTGAGCCATGTCATATTTTCCTGGCTGGCATTGAGTCATATGGGGCAACTTTGGCCCGAAAAGGACAAAAGTGAAAAGATAGAATTGACCCTTAAATTTATTTCGGACTGGCTCCTATTGAAGCAGGTTAGAGATTCATTTGAATCATTGCTTGAAAATCCCGACCAGGCATATTGGGATTCTCAACTTGTTTATATATTACTGTCGCATTCCGATTCGTTCATTTTCGCGGAAAAGGGGAAACTGAGTGATGCCATGCGTCAACTTCTGATCGACACGGTCGTCCGCGAGTATTTGCAGGTTCATAGTTTCGACAATACCCTCTGGCTTAACAAGGAACGGTTGGTTCGACTCTGCGATTCTCTGGCTGTGACTTCCTGGCTCCATTCCACCGGAGTCGATAGTACTCTCGCCTCAAATTTCACTAAATTTCATGATTATTTTAATGAAATAAAGGAGTGCGGTGAAAGAGCCCAATACAACATTGATAAACTGCTAGCCCTTCTTTCAAAAAATGATCATTAA
- a CDS encoding hypothetical protein (Evidence 5 : Unknown function) yields the protein MRSFLFGLGIVVVLIIIAGAIITFSVVGVWNNLNRNYQAVEGAKSHYSAALNTCTEKIKGVWDIADQYMAHESETFKAVAEARSGYKAAADAYEKALSEGKDTEDLTKTGAEVVRTAMAFRIQVEAYPQLQAVQTSQENMRNMEVAVNEIKTALDDWVTAIKDYNTYRGSAWASIVGGFMKKFPTDIKYYEGEIKTLNVEDLKPESNK from the coding sequence ATGCGGAGTTTTTTATTTGGCCTGGGTATTGTCGTAGTTCTCATCATTATTGCAGGAGCCATCATCACATTTTCGGTGGTGGGTGTATGGAACAATCTCAATAGAAACTATCAGGCGGTGGAAGGAGCAAAATCGCATTATTCGGCGGCTCTGAACACTTGTACGGAGAAAATCAAGGGGGTCTGGGACATTGCCGATCAATATATGGCTCATGAATCGGAAACATTCAAGGCGGTGGCGGAAGCGCGGAGCGGCTATAAAGCGGCCGCCGATGCCTATGAAAAGGCCCTGAGCGAAGGCAAAGATACCGAGGATTTGACCAAAACCGGGGCGGAAGTCGTACGCACGGCGATGGCTTTCCGGATTCAGGTGGAAGCTTACCCGCAACTGCAGGCAGTGCAAACATCGCAGGAAAATATGCGGAATATGGAAGTGGCCGTTAATGAAATCAAAACCGCCCTGGACGACTGGGTAACGGCCATCAAGGATTACAATACCTATCGGGGCTCGGCGTGGGCATCGATAGTAGGCGGCTTCATGAAGAAATTCCCGACCGATATCAAGTATTATGAGGGAGAAATCAAAACATTGAATGTCGAGGACCTAAAACCGGAATCAAATAAATAA
- a CDS encoding hypothetical protein (Evidence 5 : Unknown function) — MQPERDAFLSYLQAREKSMIKSLSWVLLLLLPIGMACGGKDSGRYDQNISVPEGDPAFPPLGTSWIIDNVNILSLETIRTGDAICQKLKEDGIAEMVVVLIDSVKHPVDWATHYGRWLGLGRKGMSTEGGNNGVVWLIRPDAAEKLTISVGRGLPQFATTDYGAIMDNTIEYFNFGNFDRGVVELVQETDKVLRNIYGKQ; from the coding sequence ATGCAGCCGGAAAGAGACGCATTCCTGTCCTATCTGCAGGCCCGGGAGAAAAGTATGATTAAGTCATTATCATGGGTGCTATTGCTTCTTCTACCGATAGGGATGGCTTGCGGCGGGAAGGATAGCGGCCGCTATGATCAAAATATAAGTGTGCCGGAAGGGGATCCCGCTTTCCCGCCGCTGGGGACATCGTGGATTATCGATAATGTCAACATTCTATCCCTGGAAACCATACGGACCGGTGATGCTATCTGTCAAAAACTAAAAGAAGATGGAATCGCCGAAATGGTGGTAGTCTTGATTGATAGCGTAAAACATCCAGTCGATTGGGCGACTCATTACGGACGATGGTTGGGTTTGGGGCGAAAGGGGATGAGTACCGAAGGGGGGAATAACGGCGTAGTCTGGCTGATTCGCCCGGATGCGGCGGAGAAGTTGACGATTTCGGTGGGCCGGGGATTGCCGCAATTTGCCACCACGGATTATGGTGCAATAATGGATAATACCATTGAGTACTTCAATTTCGGTAATTTTGACAGGGGCGTGGTAGAATTGGTCCAAGAAACAGATAAGGTTTTGCGAAATATTTACGGCAAGCAATAA
- a CDS encoding conserved exported hypothetical protein (Evidence 4 : Unknown function but conserved in other organisms) — MIKRFVLIFAVGLLFSIIAGPISARDTGTYEILDYRVTLTPSSNGTVRIEYYQKWKVTGGHIPWITVGTSGGDFRIERFGGAATQVSNASQGSWSGVRLDLNQDYREGETFEIDFTLAQNKLFYADKDNYKLDFTPGWYDRAAIDTLDVTVVFFADINTVTAEPKPTNLAGNAMSWRKTDLSRGKKLSISISIPKKIFPVGINQNRLKKEGGGDSGYSPLIIFIFGFIVFFLIVALLSSKKKKYSGGSIFYGGIFGGRGGSSSGGSGGRSTGGGGGFGGGGFSCACACVSCACACACAGGGGAGCSRKETHSCPICRPGRKV; from the coding sequence ATGATAAAAAGATTCGTTCTGATATTCGCAGTCGGGCTATTGTTTTCAATAATTGCCGGGCCGATTTCGGCTCGAGACACCGGGACCTATGAGATATTAGATTATCGGGTAACCCTGACGCCATCATCCAATGGAACGGTACGAATCGAATATTATCAGAAATGGAAAGTCACCGGGGGCCATATTCCCTGGATCACGGTGGGAACCTCGGGTGGAGATTTCAGGATAGAGAGATTCGGGGGAGCGGCAACACAGGTTTCCAATGCCAGCCAGGGGAGTTGGTCGGGGGTACGGCTTGATTTGAATCAGGACTACCGCGAGGGCGAGACTTTTGAGATCGACTTTACTCTGGCTCAGAACAAACTGTTCTACGCCGACAAAGACAATTATAAACTGGATTTTACCCCGGGGTGGTATGATCGGGCGGCTATAGATACGCTCGACGTTACAGTCGTATTTTTCGCCGACATTAATACAGTTACAGCCGAGCCGAAGCCGACGAACTTAGCCGGTAACGCGATGTCGTGGCGCAAAACCGATCTATCGCGAGGGAAGAAATTGTCAATATCGATTTCAATTCCCAAAAAAATATTCCCGGTGGGAATAAATCAGAATAGGCTGAAGAAGGAAGGCGGCGGGGATTCAGGATATTCACCATTAATTATATTTATTTTCGGATTTATAGTTTTCTTTTTAATTGTCGCCCTTCTCTCTTCAAAGAAAAAGAAATATTCGGGCGGAAGCATATTTTACGGGGGGATATTCGGGGGACGAGGAGGAAGCAGTTCGGGCGGAAGCGGCGGACGAAGCACCGGGGGTGGCGGCGGATTCGGAGGCGGCGGATTTTCCTGCGCGTGCGCCTGTGTATCTTGCGCCTGTGCCTGCGCCTGCGCCGGAGGAGGCGGGGCCGGATGCAGCCGGAAAGAGACGCATTCCTGTCCTATCTGCAGGCCCGGGAGAAAAGTATGA
- a CDS encoding Radical SAM additional 4Fe4S-binding domain-containing protein yields the protein MVGEKPRFKSDGVHHATINGHRFHLRLKDPIRDNFLWIDGQQPPLILDQTAADFVAFLIEAMWLYQQGDGDESDAVMKYVVDKMSAKYTRKFSLGRGRVSRDMIFSDLNRIFGTLMEIAKGTCPIEAGLTAREIKYGDWSAPARMDLAVTYRCNLECQKCYVGDKEITKELTLDEWVHVFEIIWKLGIPQVVFTGGEPTMRKDIVDLVGRAEEFVTGLVTNGTTLMDLARPLREASLDYVQVTVESDDNQIHDKVTGAIGSFEKTAAGLKEALAAGLQVVTNTTLTKINAEKFPETMNWLHDLGIKNMACNTLICSGGGIKLKEEHGLSDDELKTVLLKGCELADKLSINFQWYSPTCYNKGINPMQLGFGIKACSAAAHNMTIQPDGTVLPCQSWPETVGNILTDEWKSIWKHPTCRALRNHLMKPEACGICQFEGSCGGGCPLDKSERHSGQKAGEAQ from the coding sequence ATGGTAGGGGAAAAGCCGCGATTTAAAAGCGACGGCGTTCATCACGCCACCATTAACGGTCATCGTTTTCATCTTCGCCTGAAAGACCCCATCCGGGATAATTTCCTCTGGATCGACGGGCAGCAGCCGCCGCTTATTTTGGATCAGACAGCGGCCGATTTCGTGGCCTTCCTGATCGAGGCCATGTGGCTTTATCAACAGGGGGATGGGGATGAATCGGATGCGGTGATGAAATACGTGGTTGACAAGATGAGCGCGAAATATACCAGAAAATTCTCACTGGGAAGAGGCCGAGTATCTCGTGATATGATTTTTTCCGATTTAAACAGAATTTTCGGTACCCTGATGGAAATCGCCAAAGGAACCTGCCCGATAGAGGCCGGTTTGACGGCCAGGGAAATTAAATACGGCGATTGGAGCGCTCCGGCGCGGATGGATCTGGCGGTAACATATAGATGTAATCTGGAGTGTCAGAAATGTTATGTCGGCGACAAAGAAATAACCAAGGAATTGACGCTCGACGAATGGGTCCACGTTTTTGAGATAATCTGGAAGCTCGGAATCCCCCAGGTGGTTTTTACCGGCGGCGAACCGACAATGCGCAAAGATATCGTGGATCTGGTCGGCCGCGCCGAAGAGTTTGTCACCGGCCTGGTGACCAACGGTACAACGCTGATGGATTTGGCGAGGCCATTGAGGGAGGCGAGTCTGGATTATGTTCAGGTAACGGTGGAATCGGATGATAATCAAATCCATGACAAAGTGACCGGGGCGATTGGATCGTTCGAAAAAACCGCCGCCGGATTAAAGGAGGCGCTTGCGGCCGGGCTGCAGGTTGTGACCAATACCACGCTGACCAAGATTAATGCCGAAAAATTCCCGGAGACAATGAATTGGCTCCACGATTTGGGCATAAAAAATATGGCCTGCAATACCTTGATATGCAGTGGCGGAGGCATAAAACTAAAGGAAGAGCACGGGCTAAGTGATGACGAACTAAAGACGGTATTGCTCAAGGGATGCGAATTGGCAGATAAATTGAGCATAAATTTCCAGTGGTACTCTCCCACTTGTTACAATAAAGGAATAAATCCGATGCAGCTGGGGTTCGGCATCAAAGCCTGTTCGGCGGCGGCGCATAATATGACAATTCAGCCGGACGGCACGGTGCTTCCCTGTCAATCCTGGCCGGAAACGGTCGGGAATATTTTGACGGATGAATGGAAATCTATTTGGAAACATCCGACCTGCCGGGCCCTTCGCAATCATCTAATGAAGCCGGAAGCCTGCGGAATCTGTCAGTTTGAAGGTTCATGCGGCGGGGGTTGCCCGCTAGATAAATCCGAACGCCACAGCGGGCAGAAGGCGGGAGAAGCTCAATGA
- a CDS encoding conserved hypothetical protein (Evidence 4 : Unknown function but conserved in other organisms), with product MRLAIIGGGPAGFFGAITAAQKRPSEIVLFEASQQVLSKVRISGGGRCNVTHSCFDPAELVKNYPRGFKELRGAFSRFQPRDTIAWFKKRGVILKAEEDGRMFPATDDSETIVDCLVESARGAGIEVRTKSRITGAKIIDFEKGRRRFELSIGRENRGSFDRLLLATGSNERGYEIARLMGHEIMAPVPSLFTFEIPDKRLEGLSGLSFKALQLVLKVGEKRLKQVGPMLITHWGLSGPAVLKLSAWGARWLHESNYQANLTINFIPERTKEQISHTFQSYRRKHGRKEVGGESPFPVPRRYWQRLVQMSGIPKEQKWSNLTREAESYLLGQLTNAEFAITGKGIFKDEFVTCGGVSLKGIDFKSMQSRIVPGLFMAGEILDIDGITGGFNFQSAWTTGWLAGKAMAGS from the coding sequence GTGCGCCTGGCGATAATAGGCGGCGGTCCGGCCGGATTTTTCGGAGCGATTACGGCCGCCCAAAAGCGTCCTTCCGAAATAGTACTGTTTGAAGCATCGCAACAGGTATTGAGCAAAGTCCGCATCTCCGGAGGCGGTCGATGCAATGTCACTCACTCTTGCTTTGATCCGGCGGAGTTAGTAAAGAACTATCCACGGGGCTTCAAAGAACTGAGAGGGGCATTCAGCCGTTTTCAGCCGCGAGATACCATCGCATGGTTCAAAAAGCGGGGAGTGATTTTGAAGGCCGAAGAGGACGGACGGATGTTCCCCGCAACCGATGACTCCGAGACAATCGTAGACTGCCTTGTGGAGTCGGCAAGAGGTGCCGGAATCGAAGTCCGGACAAAATCGAGGATTACCGGCGCCAAAATAATTGATTTCGAGAAAGGGCGCCGACGTTTTGAATTGTCTATCGGGAGAGAAAATAGGGGGAGTTTTGACAGGCTGCTTCTCGCGACCGGAAGTAATGAACGCGGCTACGAAATAGCCCGGCTGATGGGACACGAAATAATGGCTCCCGTGCCGTCGCTTTTCACCTTTGAAATCCCGGATAAAAGACTTGAAGGGCTTTCCGGATTGAGTTTCAAGGCGCTGCAACTTGTTCTAAAGGTAGGGGAAAAGCGATTGAAGCAGGTTGGCCCGATGCTCATAACGCACTGGGGTTTGAGCGGACCGGCGGTGCTAAAATTATCGGCGTGGGGCGCCAGATGGCTCCATGAGAGTAATTATCAAGCAAATTTGACGATCAATTTTATCCCCGAAAGAACAAAAGAGCAAATATCACATACCTTTCAATCATACCGAAGGAAACATGGACGCAAAGAAGTGGGAGGAGAGAGCCCATTCCCGGTTCCCAGGAGATACTGGCAAAGATTGGTTCAAATGTCCGGAATTCCCAAGGAGCAGAAGTGGTCCAATTTGACGCGGGAAGCGGAGTCATACCTTTTGGGGCAGCTTACAAATGCGGAATTCGCTATAACAGGGAAGGGCATTTTTAAGGATGAATTTGTCACCTGCGGGGGGGTCAGTTTGAAGGGAATAGATTTCAAATCGATGCAGAGCCGAATTGTTCCGGGATTATTCATGGCAGGAGAAATTCTTGATATAGACGGGATAACGGGGGGATTTAATTTTCAGAGCGCCTGGACGACCGGCTGGTTGGCCGGGAAGGCGATGGCAGGGTCTTAA
- a CDS encoding membrane hypothetical protein (Evidence 5 : Unknown function) encodes MNLINIIFSNITFFQISALLGGALFFFMVGIRELKNENLQGLLFLVIGVFFVSAHGFLLWDLTQGHSGIYQMNLWFWLIKFLAPTLIILSLAFGVFHLLAARFKVAFVKIMYGLALIGMLFMVGPAWPVYLQGLMVLIWCGLWFEAELKTAR; translated from the coding sequence ATGAACCTGATTAATATAATCTTTTCAAATATAACTTTCTTCCAGATATCCGCCCTTTTAGGCGGCGCTTTGTTTTTCTTTATGGTTGGCATCCGAGAACTGAAAAACGAAAATTTGCAGGGACTGCTATTTCTTGTTATTGGGGTGTTTTTTGTTTCCGCTCATGGTTTTTTGCTCTGGGATCTTACCCAAGGACATTCAGGAATTTACCAAATGAATCTATGGTTTTGGCTGATCAAATTTTTGGCACCTACCCTTATAATCCTTTCCCTCGCTTTTGGCGTATTTCACTTATTGGCGGCCCGTTTCAAGGTTGCTTTCGTTAAGATTATGTATGGACTTGCCCTAATCGGCATGCTTTTTATGGTCGGTCCGGCCTGGCCCGTCTACTTGCAGGGATTAATGGTACTTATATGGTGCGGGTTGTGGTTTGAGGCGGAACTTAAGACCGCCCGCTGA
- a CDS encoding putative hydrolase (Evidence 3 : Putative function from multiple computational evidences) — translation MADIKLRKYGNPPYRTVVLHGGPGAPGYMAPVARELSRLTGVLEPMQTKDSVQGQIDELRETILEHGLPRVTLIGSSWGAVLGLLFAASNLNMVRKLILIGSAVFDTENSSRIDAIRAGRLDDKSRQRYFEIKKLLGNVSDRQKLVLFEEWGRLCSRADMFDPVTTDLEVIEVQSEINNMVWSDFKAMRDNPGCLRRLFTAVNIPVIVIHGDYDPHPIEGIRPFLESCIKDITFHILPQCGHYPWIERHAFARFYDILGANLDS, via the coding sequence ATGGCTGATATTAAATTAAGAAAATATGGCAATCCGCCTTACCGGACCGTCGTCCTTCATGGTGGTCCCGGGGCTCCGGGATATATGGCCCCGGTGGCGCGGGAATTGAGTCGCTTGACCGGGGTATTGGAACCGATGCAAACCAAAGACTCGGTGCAGGGGCAAATCGACGAATTAAGGGAAACGATATTGGAGCATGGCTTGCCTCGGGTGACACTTATCGGCTCTTCATGGGGCGCTGTTCTGGGTCTGCTTTTCGCCGCGTCCAATTTAAATATGGTGCGGAAATTGATCTTGATTGGTTCGGCGGTCTTCGACACCGAAAATTCCTCCAGAATTGATGCCATTCGTGCCGGACGCCTGGATGACAAATCTCGCCAGCGTTATTTTGAAATCAAAAAACTCCTCGGCAATGTTTCTGACAGACAGAAATTGGTACTGTTTGAGGAATGGGGCAGACTCTGTTCCCGAGCAGACATGTTTGATCCTGTCACGACCGATCTGGAGGTTATTGAAGTGCAGAGTGAGATAAACAATATGGTCTGGTCCGATTTCAAAGCCATGCGGGACAATCCCGGCTGTCTCAGGCGTCTATTCACCGCCGTTAATATCCCCGTGATCGTGATCCATGGCGATTATGATCCCCACCCGATTGAGGGGATTCGCCCCTTTCTCGAGAGCTGTATCAAAGACATCACCTTTCACATCTTGCCCCAGTGTGGCCATTATCCCTGGATTGAACGTCACGCCTTTGCCCGCTTTTATGATATCTTGGGAGCAAATTTAGATAGTTAA